From Camelina sativa cultivar DH55 chromosome 20, Cs, whole genome shotgun sequence, the proteins below share one genomic window:
- the LOC104771184 gene encoding uncharacterized protein LOC104771184 — MTLHLVLCLCVYMFAQGAQGNIDDYECVDIYKQPAFQHPLLKNHKIQETFNLDGNIERNNKYSTQEHCPKRTVAILRQGNESQSVHLNSAEYLGQHFATIETMQDETIYRGAKAEISLHDLKLENNQYSKSQIWLENGPASQLNSIQVGWAVHLRLYGDSVTRLTIYWTGDGYQKTGCYNMQCPGFVITSQKFIIGNVFWGSSIYGQISLTIDIEVYQDPISGNWILKIFDEVIGYWPKELFTYLNEGASLVRYGGNTYLSPDGISPPMGNRHFPVADFKKTAHFKNIVVRNSSYERVYLEDGKIRCYADSYSCYRVTYWGYLNSSEVAFSFGGPGGNCGV; from the exons ATGACATTACATCTAGTGTTATGTCTCTGTGTTTATATGTTTGCACAAGGTGCACAAGGCAACATTGAT GATTATGAATGTGTTGATATATACAAACAACCAGCTTTCCAACACCCCTTGTTGAAAAATCACAAGATTCAA GAAACATTCAATTTAGATGGAAATattgaaagaaacaacaaatataGCACACAAGAGCATTGTCCAAAAAGAACAGTTGCAATTTTACGACAAGGAAATGAATCTCAGAGCGTTCATTTGAATTCAGCCGAGTATTTAGGTCAACAT TTTGCAACAATTGAGACCATGCAAGATGAAACTATCTATAGAGGAGCCAAAGCAGAAATAAGTCTTCATGATTTAAAGTTGGAAAACAATCAATACAGCAAAAGCCAAATATGGTTAGAGAATGGACCTGCATCTCAACTCAATAGTATACAAGTTGGTTGGGCG GTGCATCTAAGGTTATACGGTGACAGTGTCACAAGATTAACAATATATTGGACT GGAGACGGTTATCAAAAAACAGGATGCTACAATATGCAATGTCCTGGCTTTGTGATTACAAGTCAGAAATTCATTATTGGAAATGTATTTTGGGGGTCATCCATCTATGGTCAAATAAGCCTTACCATTGATATAGAAGTTTATCAG GATCCCATCAGCGGAAACTGGatacttaaaatatttgatgaagTAATTGGTTATTGGCCGAAAGAGTTATTTACGTACTTAAACGAAGGAGCTTCTCTAGTAAGATATGGAGGAAATACATATTTATCTCCGGACGGAATTAGTCCTCCAATGGGAAACAGACATTTTCCGGTTGCAGATTTTAAAAAGACAGcacattttaaaaacattgtggTTAGAAACTCGTCATATGAAAGAGTTTATCTTGAGGATGGGAAAATAAGATGTTATGCTGATTCTTATAGTTGCTATAGGGTGACATATTGGGGTTATCTTAATTCCAGTGAAGTGGCCTTTTCATTTGGAGGACCAGGTGGAAATTGTGGTGTTTGA
- the LOC104771185 gene encoding uncharacterized protein LOC104771185, producing MAESKTKFAEVREWIIEHKLRTVGCLWLSGISGSIAYNWSKPAMKTSVRIIHARLHAQALTLAALAGAAAVEYYDHKSGATDRIPKFLKPENLNKD from the exons ATGGCGGAATCAAAGACAAAATTTGCAGAAGTCAGGGAATGGATCATCGAACACAAGCTTCGTACCGTTG GTTGCTTATGGCTAAGTGGTATCTCTGGTTCAATCGCCTATAACTGGTCAAAACCTGCCATGAAAACCAGTGTCAGAATCATCCACGCTAG GTTGCATGCTCAGGCGCTGACATTAGCTGCTTTGGCTGGAGCTGCTGCAGTAGAGTACTATGATCACAAATCTGGAGCCACTGATCGTATCCCGAAATTTCTCAAGCCTGAAAACTTAAATAAGGACTAA
- the LOC104771186 gene encoding FBD-associated F-box protein At5g27750-like: MPGFDRLSELPESLITQILLCLPTKDSAKTSVLSTRWKNLWLNVPGLDLNRQDFRNVDKQVFINIIDRFLEFNPESRLEKFKVNYSSREIIGFKDRISSAINRGIRLLDVVSSTQRRNDDGSLNPYIEFMPLNLFTSKTLVSLKLLYSVLEDPGFVSMPCVKFMILHKVRWSGTMNPEKLVSGCPGLEELTLIRDMDEDKLVVAGVRSGSLKRFNVPSAHEPPRRSRFPNTLLEIDAPGLEYMALKQDQFGRFLVKNLTSLVMVDLDIKFIVTYDMSFDTKDLSKRNEIGDFLTGISRARHMIISEKTVTALDRYSKVGTIPKFNNISRLQAVFPSSLLSVLPAFLENFPNLKNLSLKIYFAKEEMEKRKLVDVPQCLVSTLECVEIKRLFEWEEEEMKIASYFLENSAVLKKLIVSFVMDYPRRYASNSEVYEELNKLTKLSRRCRIIIEEEEPAE, from the exons ATGCCTGGGTTCGATAGACTCAGCGAATTACCAGAATCTTTGATCACTCAAATACTCTTATGCCTTCCGACCAAAGATTCGGCGAAGACGAGTGTTTTATCGACCAGATGGAAGAATCTATGGCTTAATGTTCCAGGACTTGACTTAAACCGCCAGGACTTCCGTAATGTAGACAAACAAGTGTTCATCAACATCATCGACAGGTTCCTCGAGTTTAACCCTGAGTCACGCCTGGAAAAATTCAAGGTGAATTACAGTAGCCGTGAGATAATCGGGTTCAAGGACCGGATCAGTAGTGCGATTAACCGGGGAATCCGACTTCTTGATGTCGTGAGCAGTACGCAACGTCGGAATGATGATGGCTCTTTGAATCCTTATATCGAGTTCATGCCTCTGAATCTATTTACCAGCAAGACTTTGGTTTCTTTAAAGCTCTTGTATTCGGTTCTTGAGGATCCGGGTTTTGTTTCTATGCCTTGTGTTAAGTTTATGATTCTTCATAAAGTTAGATGGTCTGGTACTATGAATCCTGAGAAGCTCGTGTCTGGATGTCCTGGTCTTGAAGAACTGACCTTGATAAGGGATATGGATGAGGATAAATTGGTGGTTGCGGGTGTGAGATCTGGGAGCCTGAAGAGGTTTAATGTTCCCTCTGCGCATGAACCTCCTCGTAGATCAAGATTCCCAAACACACTGCTTGAGATTGATGCTCCAGGACTAGAGTATATGGCTCTCAAACAAGACCAATTCGGCAGATTCCTAGTAAAGAACCTGACTTCTTTAGTCATGGTTGACCTTGATATCAAGTTTATTGTCACGTATGATATGAGTTTCGATACAAAGGACTTGTCCAAGAGAAATGAAATCGGTGATTTTCTTACTGGGATATCTAGAGCAAGACATATGATCATCTCTGAGAAAACAGTGACg GCCCTTGATCGTTACTCAAAAGTTGGAACGATTCCCAAATTCAATAACATATCACGTTTACAGGCTGTGTTCCCAAGCTCCTTGTTATCGGTTTTGCCAGCTTTTCTTGAGAATTTCCCGAATCTGAAAAACTTAAGCTTG aaaatttattttgcaaaggaggagatggagaagagaaaACTCGTAGACGTGCCTCAGTGTTTGGTATCGACTCTCGAGTGTGTTGAGATAAAAAGATTGTTCGAATGGGAGGAAGAGGAGATGAAAATAGCGAGTTACTTTCTTGAAAACTCAGCAGTCCTCAAGAAACTCATTGTGAGTTTCGTCATGGACTATCCTCGTCGATATGCTTCGAATTCGGAAGTCTACGAGGAGCTTAATAAACTCACAAAACTGTCTCGAAGATGTCGAATTatcattgaagaagaagaaccggCGGAGTGA
- the LOC104771187 gene encoding replication factor C subunit 3, whose amino-acid sequence MLWVDKYRPKSLDKVIVHEDIAQNLKKLVTEQDCPHLLFYGPSGSGKKTLIMALLKQIYGASAEKVKVENRAWKVDAGSRTIDLELTTLSSTNHVELTPSDAGFQDRYIVQEIIKEMAKNRPIDTKGKKGYKVLVLNEVDKLSREAQHSLRRTMEKYSSSCRLILCCNSSSKVTEAIKSRCLNVRINAPSQEEIVKVLEFVAKKESLQLPQGFAARIAEKSNRSLRRAILSLETCRVQNYPFTSNQVISPMDWEEYVTEIATDMMKEQSPKKLFQVRGKVYELLVNCIPPEVILKRLLHELLRKLDSELKLEVCHWAAYYEHRMRLGQKAIFHIEAFVAKFMSIYKNFLISTFG is encoded by the exons ATGTTGTGGGTCGACAAGTACAGACCGAAATCACTGGACAAGGTCATTGTTCATGAAGATATCGCCCAAAATCTCAAGAAACTG GTTACCGAGCAAGATTGTCCGCATTTGCTCTTCTATGGGCCGTCAGGTTCGGGtaagaaaaccctaatcatgGCGCTTCTCAAGCAGATATATGGTGCCAGTGCAGAGAAG GTGAAAGTGGAGAACAGGGCGTGGAAAGTTGAT GCTGGGAGTAGAACTATTGATCTCGAGCTGACTACATTATCAAGCACCAATCATGTGGAGCTTACTCCAAGTGATGCAGGCTTTCAGGACCGATACATCGTTCAGGAGATAATTAAAGAAATGGCTAAGAACAGACCAATTGACACTAAAGGAAAGAAGGGATATAAGG TGTTGGTATTAAATGAGGTTGACAAGCTCTCACGAGAAGCTCAACATTCTCTGCGGAGAACAATGGAGAAATATAGCTCATCTTGCCGTCTCATCTTATGCTGTAACAGCTCTTCAAAGGTTACAGAAGCTATTAAGTCTCGTTGTCTTAATGTGCGCATAAATGCACCTTCGCAGGAAGAG ATAGTGAAAGTGTTGGAGTTCGTTGCAAAGAAAGAAAGTCTGCAACTGCCTCAGGGTTTTGCTGCTCGTATTGCTGAAAAATCAAATCGCAGTCTTAGAAGAGCTATTTTGTCACTTGAGACTTGTCGTGTCCAAAA cTATCCGTTCACAAGTAATCAAGTGATATCTCCTATGGATTGGGAAGAGTATGTTACTGAAATAGCAACTGACATGATGAAGGAACAAAGCCCTAAAAA GTTATTTCAGGTGCGTGGAAAGGTGTATGAATTGCTAGTTAATTGCATTCCACCAGAAGTCATACTAAAG AGACTTCTTCATGAATTGCTGAGGAAACTGGACTCAGAGCTAAAGCTTGAAGTCTGCCACTGGGCTGCATATTAT GAACATCGGATGCGATTAGGTCAGAAAGCCATATTTCACATTGAAG CATTTGTGGCCAAGTTTATGAGCATATACAAAAACTTCCTCATTTCAACATTTGGGTAG
- the LOC104771188 gene encoding heparan-alpha-glucosaminide N-acetyltransferase, whose translation MAKTEVEKKSQDQQLLVPEDDTASSSRRSLAGNRQRLASLDIFRGLTVALMILVDDAGGEWPVIAHAPWEGCNLADFVMPFFLFIVGVSIALSLKRISNKIEACKKVGFRTCKLLFWGLLLQGGFSHAPDRLSYGVDVTMMRFCGILQRIALSYLVVALVEIFTKNSHEENLSSGRFSIFKSYYWHWIVGASVLVIYLATIYGTYVPDWEFVVNDKDSVLYGKIQSVSCGVRGKLNPPCNAVGYVDRQVLGINHMYQRPAWKRSKACTINSPYDGSLRQDAPSWCRAPFEPEGILSSISAVLSTIIGVHFGHIILHLEGHSARLKHWVSTGLVLLTLGLTLHFTHLMPVNKQLYSFSYICVTSGAAALVFSSLYSLVDILEWRLMFLPLKWIGMNAMLVYVMGAEGMLAAFFNGWYYRHPHSTLINWIREHVFIRVWHSRRVGVLMYVLIAEILFWGLVTGVFHRFKIYWKL comes from the exons ATGGCGAAAACcgaagtggagaagaagagtcaAGATCAACAACTCCTCGTACCTGAAGATGATACTGCTTCATCATCTCGGAGGAGCCTCGCCGGAAACAGACAAAGACTTGCTTCTCTCGACATCTTCCGTGGCCTCACCGTCGCC TTGATGATTCTCGTTGATGACGCTGGAGGAGAGTGGCCAGTGATTGCTCATGCTCCATGGGAAGGTTGCAATTTGGCTGATTTCGTCATgcctttctttttgttcatcgTCGGCGTCTCCATTGCTCTGTCCTTAAAG AGGATTTCGAACAAAATTGAAGCTTGTAAGAAGGTTGGTTTTAGGACTTGCAAGCTTCTCTTCTGGGGTCTTCTATTGCAAG GTGGATTCTCTCATGCACCTGATAGATTAAGCTATGGTGTTGATGTGACTATGATGAGGTTTTGTGGGATTCTTCAG AGAATAGCTTTATCTTACTTGGTAGTAGCATTGGTTGAAATCTTCACAAAGAACTCACATGAGGAGAATCTGTCATCCGGGAGGTTCTCAATATTCAAGTCATATTATTGGCATTG GATTGTTGGTGCATCAGTTCTCGTGATTTATCTGGCTACAATCTATGGAACTTACGTTCCTGACTGGGAGTTTGTTGTCAATGATAAAGATAGCGTTCTCTATGGGAAAATCCAATCC GTATCATGTGGTGTGAGAGGAAAGCTAAACCCTCCCTGTAATGCTGTTGGATATGTTGACAGACAAGTTTTAGGGATTAATCATATGTATCAACGTCCTGCGTGGAAACGATCCAAG GCTTGCACCATAAATTCTCCTTATGATGGATCTTTACGCCAAGATGCACCGTCATGGTGCCGTGCTCCATTTGAGCCTGAAGGAATCTTAAG CTCCATATCTGCTGTTCTTTCTACAATCATCGGAGTCCATTTTGGACATATCATCTTACACTTGGAG GGCCATTCAGCTCGGTTGAAACATTGGGTCTCCACTGGTCTTGTTCTCCTTACTCTCGGGCTTACCCTGCATTTCACCCACT TGATGCCTGTAAACAAACAACTCTACAGTTTCAGCTACATATGCGTGACCTCTGGTGCAGCGGCGCTCGTCTTCTCTTCCTTGTATTCACTG GTCGATATATTAGAGTGGAGACTCATGTTTCTGCCTCTAAAATGGATAGGCATGAACGCAATGCTGGTTTACGTGATGGGAGCTGAAGGCATGTTGGCTGCTTTCTTCAATGGTTGGTACTATCGCCACCCGCACAGTACACTG ATAAATTGGATACGGGAGCATGTTTTTATCCGAGTTTGGCATTCAAGAAGAGTTGGTGTGCTTATGTATGTCCTTATCGCGGAGATTCTCTTCTGGGGTTTGGTCACTGGTGTTTTTCACAGATTCAAGATTTACTGGAAACTCTAA
- the LOC104771189 gene encoding 60S ribosomal protein L9-1 gives MKTILSSETMDIPDSVTIKVHAKVIEVEGPRGKLVRDFKHLNLDFQLIKDPETGKKKLKIDSWFGSRKTSASIRTALSHVDNLISGVTRGFRYKMRFVYAHFPINASIGGDGKSIEIRNFLGEKKVRKVDMLDGVTIVRSEKVKDEIVLDGNDIELVSRSCALINQKCHVKKKDIRKFLDGIYVSEKSKIVEEE, from the exons ATGAAGACGATTCTATCTTCCGAGACGATGGACATCCCCGACAGCGTAACCATCAAGGTTCACGCTAAGGTCATCGAAGTCGAAGGACCACGAGGCAAACTCGTTCGTGATTTCAAGCATCTCAACCTCGATTTCCAGCTGATCAAGGACCCCGAGACcgggaagaagaagctcaagatcGACTCGTGGTTTGGGTCACGCAAAACCAGCGCATCCATTAGAACCGCTCTTAGCCATGTTGATAATCTCATCTCCGGTGTTACCAGAGGTTTCCGGTACAAGATGAGGTTTGTGTACGCTCATTTTCCCATCAACGCTTCCATTGGTGGTGATGGCAAGTCTATTGAGATCCGTAACTTCCTTGGCGagaaaaag gTGAGGAAGGTTGATATGTTGGATGGTGTAACCATTGTTCGATCTGAGAAGGTCAAGGATGAGATTGTTCTTGATGGTAACGATATCGAGCTCGTCTCAAGGTCATGTGCTTTGATCAACCAG AAATGTCacgtgaagaagaaggatatcAGGAAGTTTCTTGACGGAATCTATGTCAGCGAGAAAAGCAAGATTGTTGAAGAGGAATAG
- the LOC104771190 gene encoding sm-like protein LSM4: MLPLSLLKTAQGHPMLVELKNGETYNGHLVNCDTWMNIHLREVICTSKDGDRFWRMPECYIRGNTIKYLRVPDEVIDKVQEEKTRTDRKPPGVGRGRGRGIEDGGARGRGRGTSMGKMGGNRGAGRGRG, encoded by the exons ATG ctTCCTCTTTCGCTCCTCAAAACTGCTCAAGGGCATCCTATG CTTGTTGAGCTTAAGAATGGAGAGACCTACAATGGGCATTTGGTGAATTGTGATACTTGGATGAACATCCATCTGCGTGAAGTCATCTGTACATCAAAG GACGGAGACAGGTTTTGGAGAATGCCCGAATGTTATATCCGTGGTAACACAATCAAGTATCTTCGAGTTCCTGATGAG gTGATTGATAAAGTTCAAGAGGAGAAGACCCGCACAG ATAGGAAACCACCAGGGGTTGGACGCGGAAGAGGACGTGGTATTGAAGATGGAGGGGCCAGAGGCCGAGGCCGAGGAACTTCAATGGGGAAGATGGGTGGTAACAGAG GAGCAGGTCGTGGGCGTGGTTAA
- the LOC104771191 gene encoding uncharacterized protein LOC104771191, with protein MVNSYIPLRFTIFFSFSIAAASSFKLHSLSHTPSSLPKATADDLISVLGPSYAASSLNPIVSRDIKSCLRFLVPFKLDKPKPEFGRCSLRTGLCSGKIEAVERLSKVEEENSLIWWPPEPILELARLAVDSGGDPGSIQRTLDPKMIPVPNVERSRKDKCQLTRTPYGRHFIAEEVNSYFEFLFQLIESRGPSVGLNVSLTRYDLFHGHLFLASDTGRLGILFHAKEYPAYDKKVFPYNMGYCQRGSDVTYDDSMNLRNILWLAPLPSNSSPGWVAPGVLVVLDARPDGIIYRDLIPKYVQFVRTIYEDDLGTTAVDVNYLNVGTTQEPDYQLFMC; from the exons ATGGTGAATTCGTACATACCTCTTCGTTTCaccattttcttctccttctccatcgcAGCAGCTTCGTCCTTCAAACTCCATTCCCTTTCCCATACTCCGTCGTCGTTGCCAAAAGCCACCGCCGACGATCTTATCTCTGTTCTCGGACCATCCTACGCCGCGTCGTCCCTCAACCCAATCGTATCTCGAGATATCAAATCGTGTCTCAGATTCCTCGTCCCTTTCAAACTGGATAAACCTAAACCCGAATTCGGACGATGTTCGCTTCGCACTGGACTCTGTTCAGGTAAAATCGAAGCCGTTGAGAGGCTGAGCAAGGTTGAAGAGGAGAATTCTCTTATCTGGTGGCCACCGGAGCCGATTCTGGAGCTTGCTCGTCTCGCTGTTGATTCCGGTGGTGATCCCGGTTCAATCCAGCGAACTCTCGATCCCAAAATGATCCCG GTTCCTAATGTTGAACGATCAAGAAAAGATAAATGTCAGCTCACAAGAACTCCATATGGTCGTCACTTTATAGCAGAG GAAGTGAACTCATATTTCGAGTTCTTGTTTCAACTAATTGAATCTAGGGGACCTAGTGTTGGCTTGAATGTGTCACTGACTAGATATGATTTGTTCCATGGTCACCTGTTTCTTGCCTCAGATACTGGACGCCTTGGGATACT GTTTCATGCTAAAGAGTATCCAGCTTATGACAAGAAAGTGTTTCCTTACAACATGGGATATTGCCAGAGAG GATCTGATGTGACGTACGATGATTCAATGAACTTGAGAAATATCCTCTGGCTTGCACCGTTACCCAGCAACTCTAGTCCAGGTTGGGTTGCTCCAG GTGTACTTGTGGTGCTTGATGCACGCCCAGATGGAATCATATACCGAGATCTTATCCCTAAGTATGTTCAGTTTGTAAGAACAATATACGAAG ATGATTTGGGAACAACGGCAGTTGATGTCAATTACTTGAATGTCGGAACTACTCAGGAACCTGACTATCAGCTTTTCATGTGCTGA
- the LOC104771192 gene encoding protein RALF-like 22, which translates to MVNSRIIYVVVTILLIVTVAVEAGGYEDSLGFVVRTGTSSECKGSIADCIAEDEEFEFDSEISRRILASKKYVSYGAMRKNNVPCSRRGASYYNCKRGAQANPYSRGCSKITRCRR; encoded by the coding sequence ATGGTGAACTCTCGTATAATCTACGTCGTCGTTACGATTCTCTTGATCGTGACCGTGGCCGTTGAAGCAGGTGGATACGAAGACTCTTTGGGGTTCGTGGTGCGAACCGGAACCTCTTCTGAATGCAAAGGATCAATCGCGGACTGTATAGCCGAAGATGAAGAGTTCGAATTCGATTCTGAGATCAGCAGGCGCATTTTAGCTTCCAAGAAGTACGTAAGCTACGGTGCAATGAGGAAGAACAATGTTCCTTGTTCTCGACGCGGTGCGTCTTACTACAACTGTAAACGCGGCGCTCAGGCTAACCCTTACAGCCGCGGATGCAGCAAAATCACGAGGTGCAGACGTTAA
- the LOC104771193 gene encoding 40S ribosomal protein S21-2: MQNEEGQVTELYIPRKCSATNRLITSKDHASVQLNIGHLDADGVYTGQFTTFALCGFVRAQGDADSGVDRLWQKKKVEAKQN; the protein is encoded by the exons ATGCAAAACGAAGAGGGTCAAGTCACAGAGCTCTACATTCCTAGGAAATG CTCTGCTACTAACCGGTTGATCACATCCAAGGATCATGCCTCTGTGCAGCTCAACATTGGTCATTTAGATGCTGATGGCGTCTACACTGGACAATTCACCACCTTTGCTCTATGCGGTTTCGTCCGTGCCCAG GGAGATGCAGACAGTGGTGTTGACAGGCTgtggcagaagaagaaggtcgaagccaaacaaaactaa